The DNA region GAAAAATTGCAATATTGCCtttttatatttgtataattgtttgttattttttttgggGGTAAATTACCCTAAAATCTCCAAATCCAAACATAATTTTAAGTTCAGTCTCTGTGTTTGTGTTTTAACTCCTCGACAAACTTGACTTATTTGTTTTAGCTCTCTGCAATAAGAAATTTACGTGTTTATCTTTATAATCGGATATAGAAGTCTCTGTTCATGAGATTCAAACACATAAACCAGAAAATCTCGTCCctctttttttacaaattttgaattgtgaaaAATCACATCCTaggttaaaattttattcaggtaaaaaaaaaagaaaatattactcTATGTTATATTTggatttgatgaaatatttaaaatgatatcatattaaaatgaatttgaatTTACTAAAATAACTCCAAGACGTATCTAAAATTTATTGTCAAATTGATGTATTCAAAATGACAAATAGATTATTTTACATCATGAACTGTAAATCCAACCATCTAAATACAACATTAATAAAcgataatcaatatttttttaaaacatattaaaaaatttattgaaacataaaatctaacgattaattttttattttgtttttagataatttatttaaaaaaatatgatatattttccAAATCTTAATTAACGTACCCTATGTTACTAAAAACCAAAGTACAGTAAGTTGAATCGTTTTCCAATAATAAGCACACTCGAACGAACAGTCTCTCGGTTATTTATATTCCCAATGCTCTTCCTCCCATTTCGCACTCGGTGAAAATGGACCCAAAACCCATCTCCATTTTCCTTTCTCTTGTCCTCCTATCCACCTTCTCCTCCGCTCTTCAATATCAGACCCTCGTTATCACCTCTCTTCCTAAACCCAAAACACGCTCATGGGACACCCTACAAGAATCCGAATTCTTACCCCATTCTCAGACCCTACTCGATTCTGATAATGGATTTGCACTTGATTTACACCATGTAGACAACGTATCTCCTGCTTTCAATTCTACTCCGGAATCACTTTTCAAACTTCGTTTGAAACGTGATGCTGTTAGGGTCCAAGCACTCTCTACTCTCGCCACCACCGCAGCTAATTCAGCTGGCAAACCAAAGGGTGCGTCAGATTTCAGCAGCACGGTGATTTCCGGGCTTGCACAAGGAAGTGGTGAGTACTTCACACGGATTGGGGTAGGTACTCCGCCGAAGTATGCCTTCATGGTTCTCGATACTGGAAGTGACGTTGTCTGGATCCAGTGCTCCCCGTGTAGGAAATGCTACTCACAGTCCGATCCGGTTTTCGACCCCAAAAAGTCGAGCACGTTTTTAGGCGTCCCTTGTGGGTCTCTTCTCTGCCGTCTGCTGGATTCTCCTGGTTGCACCAGCGACCGGAAGAAATGCCTCTACGAAGTCTCGTACGGAGACGGTTCTTTTACTGTAGGGGAATTCTCAACGGAAACGCTGACGTTTCGGGGGAGGAAGGTCGATAAAGTTGCTATTGGCTGTGGTCATGACGATGAAGGTCTGTTCGTCGGCGCCGCCGGTTTATTAGGCCTCGGCCGTGGGAAATTGTCATTTCCCACCCAAAGCGGTAGCCAGTTTGGTAGCAAGTTTTCCTACTGTTTGGTGGACCGTTCAGCTTCCTCTAAACCGTCTTCGATCATGTTCGGCCAATCAGCGGTGTCCCGAAACGCCGTTTTCACCCCTTTGTTGGCCAATCCAAAGCTGGACACGTTCTACTACGTGGGGTTAAACGGTATTTCCGTCGGTGGGACTCGCGTCCCTGGCATTACACCGTCGGTCTTCAATCTCGAGTCGAGTACTGGAGACGGTGGAGTGATAGTGGATTCCGGCACATCCGTCACCCGGTTAACCCAAACAGCCTACGTGGCTTTGAGAAACGCATTCCGAGTCGGGGCTTCAAACCTGAAGCGTGCCCCAGACTTCTCTTTGTTCGACACTTGTTTCGATCTTTCTGGGAAGACCGTGGTGAAGGTTCCGACGGTGGTTCTGCACTTCTCCAGCGCGGAAGTGTCGCTTCCGGCTTCCAACTACTTGATTCCAGTTAACAGCGATGGAAGGTTTTGCTTTGCTTTCGCTGGTACGACGAGCGGGTTGTCCATTATTGGAAACATTCAACAGCAGAGTTTCCGGGTCGTGTTCGATTTGGCGAACAATCGGGTCGGGTTTGCTCCTCGGGGTTGTGACTGACAAGCTGATAATAATAGTGGAATGATGTTtcttaaattatgtttaatctTTATTATGTTTTAGAGTCAAAAGAAACCAAAAAGAAAAGGTGGCATCATATGCTGTAATACAAAAGCAAAAGaaaggatgaatcaatatttCACCTAAGAATTTTAGTGCGCATTCAAATAAATACCAAGATATTAAATACATTGGATGATTTCAAGAATTAATTGGTGTGGTCTGTGTATCTTACCTGTATCGCAAGAGATATAATGCATTTCATTAGTTTagaggtaaaaacttgtgtgagacggtctcacgtctcgtatttgtgagacggatctcttatttgggttatcaatgaaaaagtatcactttttatgctaaaagtattattttttattgtaaatatgggtagggtttctcgtctcacagattaagatacGGTCCATTCTAATTTAGAATAAGGGTGCAATTGTTTTTCACATCATACATGGAAtttattacatttaatttaacgGGCCGGGAATTGTGTCCCTCGATTTCATCAAGCTGTTGCTTGTCTGTAGGTAGATAGGGTCATATTATATGCTCTAACGTAAGCATTTTGTTTGAACCAAGAAGTTTGGGAATTTAGAACAACAATGATATGATAATTGTTTTTATATTCGTTTGATTTCTGTCTCATAGTTATTAATGGAGGTTGCATGGTACGTGGAACTGTAAATTAAGTCGGGAAGAAACTAGATAAAGAGAAATGGTTTTGGTTTCTTGAAAACGACATATGTGTTTGCGTGTTGCAAGTTCCTCCTAGTGTATGCATTCGATGGTCACCCGTGATTTTTGATTCATCGGATTCGCCACAATAAATACGAGTTAGAAGTGGCaaattttgtattaattttttaaacagTCGAAggtgtatgattttaatttgGATAACTGAGTCGTGGAGTAAAGGAAACAAAAATCAAGTCACATGAGCAAGTGACAAAATTAAGGGCGTAGAATGCGGTGAATCAGTGCAAGAAAACCCCACATGGGTGCCGGACAAACACGCATACCCACACAGACCTTTGAAATTAGTATCAATTACACGAGTccaacaaacacttttgctttcTTCTTTAGGACCCCACCTCACATAATTCTATCCTTTCCTTTtactatttgtttattttttttggaactTTATAACTATAATGTGACtcagatttaaaatttatatcacaAGAATATCTTGTCGACTCTAGTTTATAAACCACGTTCTAAAAAATGATAGGTGGCGCTTAAACACGTCTAgacggttttttttttatagcttaaatatctattttttgttttttctttttaatatttctACAATAATTTCTCTTCATCcaattcaaactcaaaattcagaaaatatttgtattggACAAACTTGtcaaataatctttaaaaaaaacatattatatattaatttaggcGGTCAAGTAAGAGGAATTTGAACACCTCTTTCTAATGGATAtggatccgtgagaccgtctaagAAGATGTCTactttaatattaataatagaGTTAATGTGATAAAATATGAGTAATTAGGTTTGTCGGATAATATCCTCATGGTTTAGTGTAGCTTGAACAAAATATTTCGAAACTTCCTCCTCGTAAGACTGGGCCAAAACCTTAGTGAATATGGTTAGCATTAACTTTGTATTAAGAGTGAGTCTTatttgagaccgtctcacacaagtttttgccttgtaTTAAAACATAATGGTGTCCAGCCAATTTGTCTATTGGAGTTGGAACatgattttgaaattaattttaaagttaTGATTATCAAGTAGAGCCCATTATATTATTAAGATAATATAGTTCAAATATTGggtaatttattattattaaatcatttaagcTTCAAAGCTAATATCgtgaatataaaaattaatattgcaTAATGCTGCTTAAAGTGATTAAAATATAACGAATAATGATTGGAACATATGAGATTATGCATTGGAGACTTATGAAAATGTTGACCAAGACATAATTGGAGGAACTGTTAAATTGCGCGTAATTCAATCGcacttttttattaaaaaaaagatgttTCTCTCTGTGAAatattgttaaatcattttgGCTTGcacattttttatatattggaATTAAATGCCACGTTCATTACGTGTCTAGAAGACATTCTTATCTAAAATCTCGCACATTTTCCAATCTAACACCTTATAATAAATGAATGACACCTCTTGTAATGAGTGTTTGAGTTGATCAAAAGAATGTTTGATTAATATTTAAGAATTCGATTcattttatcaatattttcttgagAGATAATGTCTTACGAGGTTTGCACAATGAAGTTTAATTGACTAACGtgttttataaattattgtGTTAGCTCTTAAATTTATCCAGAGACATCGATTctatttcatgaaaaaataaaataaaaaattcttaaggcctacaaattattttaaaagactGTTTTACTTTGTTTACTGCACTTGAGAATCTACATCGGGTTCTGTctcaattaaatattaaaatattgcattttcccaataaaatatataaaaagtaacaaaaatatatgtatatttggaaAGTGATAATAATATGTATAAATAGTATAAGATCTAGTTTCACGTACcacataattattatttttagataCACCGACAAAAATATTTCAGTATAACAAGCAATAAAGCCCACTAGAGAAAAAATGGGCCTGTGATATATAGAGCTCCATGCATGAAAGATTAGGATGAACGGATAAAATTAGGCATGTATAATTTGTTTATGTAGATTATACAAAGTAATCAAgcatcaaatatcatatatttagtTTGGAGAAGGTTTTTTGTGAAACGGTGTTATCAATTTATATTTGTGAAAGAGATCAATCTGACCCTATCtgcaacaaaaaataatattttttcatgtgttGGGTCGATCAGTGGTTTGTCTCGTAAAATTGACTAGTAAAACAATTTCGTTAGAGTTTTTGCGTTTAATTTGCTTGGATGATATACTTATCCTATTTTATATTGCAAATATGATCTCAAATACTATTAAAATAAGTGGCTCACATCTCTTTGTGAAAAGTCTTAATGACATAAAAacctcataaaaaatattaataaactaACAATCTATTCTTcactttttaaaaatcaagcacATTTACCCGTTTGTAAGgagttttatgcatgatttttttttaaaatatggggtttttaaATGGTACATTTTTCCCAAAGGGCGTTTATATCTTATAAATATGTACAATTTACccaaatatgtaaaataaaaagtacacaaaatatacaatcatttgaaaaaaaaagtcaatgtGTGTGAGCCCAAAAATTGAAAGCCCCCATTTATTAAAGGAATTGAAGCATTTAATATCCATTCTCTCTTCATATGTACATTAAATTCGCATCAATTGGgcagtattttttaaaatgatttgggCAGGTTTTATTAATGGACGCTGATTTATTATCCGTAGCTTATTATGGGTTTTTATtgtaataaattaaacataagAACAAGGGTGTTCACCATCCGAACCAAACCGAAAAATTCGGTTTGAACCGAAAATCTAACAATTAATTCGGTTCCATTTTTAGTTTTTAGATTTTCGGTTTTCAACTTTGGATAGGTTTGGTTTTTTAGCTCGGTTCGAATCgaaaatcgaatttttttattttaatcatttgTTTGGTTTTAAAATCGTATTTTTGTtaacaataaatataaataacaaaaattaaaaaatggaaATTCGTTTAAaccgaaaaataaaaattatttccaTTTTTGACCGGACGATTACCGAAAATTCGGTTTGGTTCGATCAAAAGGAACACCTATATCATAGACACCGGAGAAAAACTAACATGTGCTATTCCCACTCCCAAGTCAACTGTAGAGATTATTCCCAATCTATCTCTCTTTTGGAGGAAAGGAAACCTTCATTTAAACAGTGGCAAGAAAGCATCTTTCACTGTTAATCTTCCATACCctgaaaatctcaaaatttcctgaaaaatatatatgaagttCACTATAAAGGGAGCAATCGAACTAATAGTCCTCCCACATTCTGGTATGAACAATCATTGATTTCGAAACTCGAAGGAAGACTATAAAAgaggattttcaaataatggaATCTAGCATTGAATGCATATCAATCCATGACGGGATGCACGAAGATGAGATCCTTACCGCCCAACCATTTTCTCAGTTTTCATCTTCAAAGCCATCATCtaacaataataatatcaatGGTGGGATGAGTACTCCTCCGCCCGCAAGTGTTCATGAGCTTCTTGAATGCCCCGTTTGTACCAATTCTATGTACCCTCCCATCCACCAGGTTTGTCATCTTGTATCattcttttattattaataatttttattgttattattactCGTTTATGGGTTTGATTGATTCGTTTGTGATTGTTTCCGAGATTTACTATTTTCTTGGTATTTTGCACAAATGGCACATTTCTTGTCGACGGTTTATTATTGAAATGTTTCCTTTTGTTTTCTTAGCACCATTTTTTTTGTGAGAACTACCGTTTGGTGCTCAAGGATTATGCGCTGACTTGTAGGATTGACCAATTGATCCTTTTCGTTTTTTAGTTAGTCGAGTTCTTGAAATTGTCAGAAAACGATTTTTCATGTATTATGCAGCTGCTTGATTCACTGTCAATTGCTTTGTGAATGAAACATTTTTCATCTCTGGTTTTTAGTTTGGTGCAAGTATGAAATACAGTTCAATCGAGAAGAATGTTTTGGAAACTTGGGTATGATTAGTTGGTGAGGATGAATCCCTCTGAATGATTTAATGAAAGATGCACATGTATCAACATCGAAGAAATTGGGTTTCAAATGATTATCTTGGGGATAAATGTGGTACCCTATGTAGCACGGTAACTTGGAACGAAAAGGACCAACCACTGTTACCGGCATGACAGAAACAGATGAATTTGTTCTCGGATGAACTGTGGTGAGATAAATATGTTATTGCTCCCCAAATTTTTATCGGATATGGCGAGCTTTCCTCGGTTTTGTTGGTAGAACCATGGTTTCATTGAAATAATGTTTCTAAATTTATTTCAGCGACGGTCCTGTGGTGTGAAGTTGGTAAATTGAATGCCATAAATGAAGCTTTTCTGGATGTCTTGCAGACTTCATATCCATGACTGAGAAAATGCTTAATGTTTGGATTTTGAAATTGTCATcaactaaaaaaatatgaatttgacCATACTTCACAAAGTTCCTTTCAGAAGTCAAAAGCACAAAAAATGGTATGTTTAATGATGTAACAGGAGGTTTGCGATAAATGGGCTGCTAaataaaaattgcattttttccATCCGTTGTTGGGACACAATTTTAGTTGATATAGTTCATTCTGGGGTTTATAAGGCTTAAATACACTGCAcatcaaatatttgaaactttTGGAAGGAGAAAATACTGACATTATTTTGATGTACGGAATTTTTTTCCTGTTAGATTCGGATTTTAGCTATCATATTGCCTCCTTTACCTAACATGAACATCTTTTTTGCGTAAATATCACTGTCATTTCATCGAGGGCGTGCGTGAGATCAAACTCGTGCTAAACTTGTCATCGAACATCTATCATGTCGGCTGTTTTATTCTTTTTTGTTACAAAAAATATGTGTCCACCTATTACTCAAGTCGATtactgcagtgccacaacgggcATACGCTCTGCTCCACCTGTAAAGTAAGGGTGCACAACAGATGTCCTACTTGTAGACAGGAGCTTGGCGATATAAGATGCTTAGCACTTGAAAAAGTGGCTGAATCCCTCGAACTTCCTTGCAAGCATAACTCCCTCGGATGCCCTGAGATCTTCCCTTATTACAGTAAACTGAAACACGAAGCCATTTGTAATTTTAGGCCTTACAACTGCCCTTACGCGGGATCAGAGTGCTCCATTGCTGGTGATATTCAATGCCTTGTTACCCACTTGAGAGATGATCACAAGGTGGACATGCATTCAGGATGCACATTTAATCATCGTTACGTGAAATCAAATCCACGAGATGTAGAGAACGCGACATGGATGCTAACGGTGAGGATTTATGTATCTTTAACATATTCTTACCTTTAATTAATCTTGTCCAGAGACTGACTGGCGATCTTTAAATTATACACTTTTGGGCTCTTTATTTGATTTTCCAAATTAGTGGTTTGCCTAAATGAATTTGGCCTCATTGCATCTAAAACTTCATTTACCATATCCATTTCTGTATCCAGGTCTTCCATTGTTTTGGTCAGTATTTTTGTCTTCATTTCGAAGCTTTCCAACTTGGAACGGCTCCTGTATATATGGCTTTTCTTCGGTTCATGGGAGACGAGATGGACGCTCAGAACTTTAGCTACAGTTTGGAGGTTGGAGGAAACGGTCGGAAACTTATATGGGAGGGCACCCCTCGAAGCATTAGAGATGGTCACAGAAAGGTTCGAGACAGTCATGATGGCCTCATCATACAGCGCAACATGGCACTTTTTTTCTCAGGAGGAGACAAGAACGAGCTTAAGCTTCGGGTAACTGGTCGTATATGGAAGGAACCGCGGAATCCAGATGGTGGAGCTTGCGTACCCAATCTCTGTAGTTAACTTTTTTATTTGTTGGATTCTTTCCTTATCTGAGCTGATGAAACGTTCAGTTGATGCTCTCAGGGAttgtattttcaaaattcttgaTTACTGCATGCATGTTTTGTCCGCTGCTGTATTTTTCAGTAAATTCATAGCTTCCTTTTGCATTATTGCTTGTCAGTATCAAATGTATTAAAGGACGGATTTTGTCTGAATTTTATTCTACCCAAACGAGCTACAGGTGAAGTATTTTCTGCccattttttttccatatatGAACATTTTTTGGTAGTCAATCCATAAAATTTCTTCCCTGTTCGTTTCATCCTAATATGAATTCTGGTTTTAGAAAAATGCTAACTCATCATATTTTCCCTGGACGCATGAATGCACGTTctactaaatttatttattttaatcccTCATTCTCGAGTCTCAAATCCTTTCAGATTTTGTTTACATTGAGGTAATTGATCGGGGAAAAGATTTtgaaatcttgattttaaataaaattaaccctcgatatatttgagaaattaagttgaataataaatttaaaaaatatggattgagagaatatgaaatttttttctgtctatcaattaaaatgaatttaaaatagtCATATAATTTCTAAAATCCTTAATTTGAAATAACTTATCCTAGAAATTCTGAggagtattttttttaacctccatgaactttttttttttaataaaatcatcTCCTcgattatatttcaaatatatttgaggATGTCATTTTATCTGAAGagatcgttttcttaaaaaagagTTAGGagttatttaatcaattttctcaattaTGAGCCTGATTATTCCATGAAAGTATTTCACTGTAATCTTTGTATTCCAAATGCTGAGAAGAAAATTATAATTGCATGAAATACAGATTAGGTGGTTGTTATAGCTCAAGAAAGGCAAAACGAGACTCGTCGCCCACACGAAGCGGACTCATTCTTCTGTtgctcttttattttttatttttgaattattatttttattatttttgccaTTTCGTCTAATGGAGTGAGATCGAATAAATAAATAGCGTTGGAATCTAATTTTTTTCCGATCGATTTAGAGATGGAGAACCTGATCGCATTGGTGAACAGACTACAGAGAGCATGCACGGCGCTTGGTGATCACGGAGAGGAGAGCGCGCTGCCCACTCTTTGGGATGCATTGCCTTCCATCGCCGTCGTTGGTGGTCAGGTATGATTTTTTCATTCTGAATTTCTGATCAAAATTGTCTGCGCTTTCTATTTCAACCTCAACTATGCTCAAGATTTTTGCTCCGGAGCTTagtcataaatatttttcatcttCAGCATTTGGCTTAAGTTCTCTGCATATCATGCGATCGttttatcttcttcttttttttttaatgggaGCGCACTGTTAATCCACCGACCACATTTAATCTACGATATAATGGGCATATCTACATGGTATGTTGAACACAAAATAAGTTTCTTCTACATGCTAGAAAAAAATAAGCGAGTGGTTTTACCCACTATCTCTAAACTACTTGAGCAAAATGCTACCAACTTCCTCCCTAACCGTAGTATATCTAAAAATCTTAAGTTGGTAGGAACAAGGCAGAGGCCCACCAAGTATCACCCTTTGTCACCATTCAACCTGGTTGGCTACCGGTAGCTCCACCCACGTCCCTTGGAAAAACATGTTGATAGGACTTGTAGACCCTAATTTGTTCTTGAACAATGTAAATATAGCTGCACAAAAAACAAGCCATCAAATATACACCCGTTATATACTTGCTatacaaattattttgaatatttcttCTTTCGCTCGGCCGGACGATCCTCCTCGTTTATTAACTCTGGCAGCTAGTTATGCCTTCTCAAAAGTAATACTATGACGCAACTGGATTAACGACCAAATATTCCCTAAAATACAACAATCTCATCTTGCTCACTATTTACACGGTTCAGAGCAAGATTTCTATGAACGACTAACATACTATGCCACAAGAACAGATATACAAGGATGAGGTAGTGAGATATATAAGGATGAGGTAGTGAATAAAGTACGCAGAAGCAAATCAATGTAAGAAAGTGTTCAGGTTGATAGTGTGAAAATATTGGAGAAGGGAAT from Primulina huaijiensis isolate GDHJ02 unplaced genomic scaffold, ASM1229523v2 scaffold42345, whole genome shotgun sequence includes:
- the LOC140969573 gene encoding E3 ubiquitin-protein ligase SINAT5-like isoform X1; amino-acid sequence: MESSIECISIHDGMHEDEILTAQPFSQFSSSKPSSNNNNINGGMSTPPPASVHELLECPVCTNSMYPPIHQCHNGHTLCSTCKVRVHNRCPTCRQELGDIRCLALEKVAESLELPCKHNSLGCPEIFPYYSKLKHEAICNFRPYNCPYAGSECSIAGDIQCLVTHLRDDHKVDMHSGCTFNHRYVKSNPRDVENATWMLTVFHCFGQYFCLHFEAFQLGTAPVYMAFLRFMGDEMDAQNFSYSLEVGGNGRKLIWEGTPRSIRDGHRKVRDSHDGLIIQRNMALFFSGGDKNELKLRVTGRIWKEPRNPDGGACVPNLCS
- the LOC140969573 gene encoding E3 ubiquitin-protein ligase SINAT5-like isoform X2, which codes for MESSIECISIHDGMHEDEILTAQPFSQFSSSKPSSNNNNINGGMSTPPPASVHELLECPVCTNSMYPPIHQVCHLIKLVLNLSSNIYHVGCFILFCYKKYVSTYYSSRLLQCHNGHTLCSTCKVRVHNRCPTCRQELGDIRCLALEKVAESLELPCKHNSLGCPEIFPYYSKLKHEAICNFRPYNCPYAGSECSIAGDIQCLVTHLRDDHKVDMHSGCTFNHRYVKSNPRDVENATWMLTVFHCFGQYFCLHFEAFQLGTAPVYMAFLRFMGDEMDAQNFSYSLEVGGNGRKLIWEGTPRSIRDGHRKVRDSHDGLIIQRNMALFFSGGDKNELKLRVTGRIWKEPRNPDGGACVPNLCS
- the LOC140969565 gene encoding aspartyl protease family protein 2-like — encoded protein: MDPKPISIFLSLVLLSTFSSALQYQTLVITSLPKPKTRSWDTLQESEFLPHSQTLLDSDNGFALDLHHVDNVSPAFNSTPESLFKLRLKRDAVRVQALSTLATTAANSAGKPKGASDFSSTVISGLAQGSGEYFTRIGVGTPPKYAFMVLDTGSDVVWIQCSPCRKCYSQSDPVFDPKKSSTFLGVPCGSLLCRLLDSPGCTSDRKKCLYEVSYGDGSFTVGEFSTETLTFRGRKVDKVAIGCGHDDEGLFVGAAGLLGLGRGKLSFPTQSGSQFGSKFSYCLVDRSASSKPSSIMFGQSAVSRNAVFTPLLANPKLDTFYYVGLNGISVGGTRVPGITPSVFNLESSTGDGGVIVDSGTSVTRLTQTAYVALRNAFRVGASNLKRAPDFSLFDTCFDLSGKTVVKVPTVVLHFSSAEVSLPASNYLIPVNSDGRFCFAFAGTTSGLSIIGNIQQQSFRVVFDLANNRVGFAPRGCD